A window of Flavobacterium flavigenum contains these coding sequences:
- a CDS encoding 2-hydroxyacid dehydrogenase — protein sequence MSVKILHIDSNHPILWQQLEEAGFENHADFKSSKEEIEAKIQDYNGIVIRSRFKIDKQFIDKAFNLQFIARVGAGLESIDCDYALEKDINLIAAPEGNCNAVAEHTLGMILSLFNKLNQADSEIRSGAWNRESNRGHELDGKTVGIIGYGNMGKAFAKKLRGFDVEVLCYDIAKNMGDENAKQVSLQELQQKTDVLSLHIPWTPDTDKMIDLNFINAFAKPFWIINTSRGKNIVTADLVEAMKSGKVLGAGLDVLEYEKLSFETLFQEKNTPEAFQYLLDGKKVILTPHIAGWTFESHERLAQVIVDKIKALYSK from the coding sequence ATGAGTGTAAAAATTCTACATATCGACAGCAACCATCCCATTCTTTGGCAGCAATTAGAAGAAGCAGGTTTTGAAAACCATGCCGACTTTAAATCTTCAAAAGAAGAAATCGAAGCTAAAATTCAGGATTATAACGGAATTGTAATCAGAAGCCGTTTTAAAATCGACAAACAGTTTATTGACAAAGCTTTCAATTTGCAGTTTATTGCCAGAGTTGGTGCGGGTCTTGAGAGTATCGACTGTGATTACGCATTAGAGAAAGATATCAATCTTATTGCCGCTCCGGAAGGTAATTGCAACGCTGTTGCAGAACATACTTTAGGAATGATTTTATCCCTTTTTAATAAGCTAAATCAGGCCGATAGCGAAATCCGATCAGGGGCTTGGAACCGGGAAAGCAACCGCGGACATGAACTTGACGGGAAAACAGTTGGGATTATCGGATACGGAAACATGGGAAAAGCCTTTGCTAAAAAATTAAGAGGGTTTGATGTTGAAGTCTTGTGCTATGACATTGCTAAAAATATGGGTGATGAAAATGCTAAACAAGTTTCATTACAGGAATTACAGCAAAAAACTGATGTCTTAAGCCTGCATATCCCTTGGACGCCTGATACAGACAAAATGATTGACCTGAATTTTATAAATGCATTTGCAAAGCCATTTTGGATTATAAATACTTCACGTGGGAAAAACATCGTCACAGCTGATTTGGTTGAAGCTATGAAATCCGGAAAAGTTTTAGGTGCAGGTCTGGATGTTTTGGAATATGAGAAACTCTCTTTCGAAACACTTTTTCAGGAAAAAAATACCCCCGAAGCTTTTCAGTACTTGCTGGATGGTAAAAAAGTAATCCTTACCCCTCATATTGCGGGCTGGACATTTGAAAGCCATGAACGTCTGGCTCAGGTAATTGTAGATAAAATAAAGGCTTTGTACTCAAAATAA
- the bioA gene encoding adenosylmethionine--8-amino-7-oxononanoate transaminase, with translation MTLQEKDSQYLWHPYTQHKTSQTPIAISRGEGALLWDENNKEYIDAIASWWVNPFGHSNKFIADAIYKQLTTLEHVLFGGFTHEPAIKVAEKLMGILPKNQQKIFFSDNGSTAVEVAIKVALQYFYNKGEKRTTIIAFENAFHGDTFAAMAASGISFYTQAFQGMFIDVVRIPVPIKGQEKISFDALKEVIQNHDCAGFIFEPLVQGAAGMVMYEPESLAKLIAICKENKILTIADEVMTGFGKTGKTFAMDYVDEDPDMICLSKALTGGTIPMAITTFTQNVFDAFYDDDINKALFHGHTFTANPTGCAAALASIDLLQTDEIQANIKRINKNHLNFQRKIENHPKVITARTLGVIFAVEIKSDTEESYYGSMRTKLYNFFIDKGVILRPVGNIVYILPPYIMTNEQLQKVYTTIEEAIEMV, from the coding sequence ATGACTTTACAGGAAAAAGACAGCCAATATCTCTGGCATCCTTATACACAGCACAAAACTTCTCAAACCCCTATTGCTATTTCAAGAGGCGAAGGTGCCTTACTTTGGGACGAAAACAATAAAGAATACATAGATGCTATTGCATCATGGTGGGTAAATCCGTTTGGGCACAGTAACAAATTTATTGCTGATGCGATTTACAAACAGCTCACAACTTTAGAACATGTTCTATTTGGTGGTTTTACACACGAACCTGCCATAAAAGTTGCGGAAAAATTAATGGGAATTTTGCCGAAGAACCAGCAGAAAATTTTCTTTTCAGACAATGGTTCCACCGCAGTTGAAGTTGCCATTAAAGTAGCTTTGCAGTATTTCTACAATAAAGGCGAAAAACGAACTACCATAATTGCTTTTGAAAATGCTTTTCACGGCGATACTTTTGCGGCGATGGCAGCAAGCGGGATTTCGTTTTATACTCAGGCTTTTCAGGGAATGTTTATCGATGTTGTCCGGATTCCGGTTCCGATTAAAGGACAGGAAAAAATTAGTTTTGATGCTTTGAAAGAGGTAATTCAGAATCATGATTGCGCAGGATTTATTTTTGAGCCTTTGGTTCAGGGTGCTGCCGGAATGGTGATGTACGAGCCGGAATCTTTGGCAAAACTGATTGCCATTTGCAAAGAAAATAAAATCCTAACCATTGCCGATGAAGTCATGACCGGTTTTGGTAAAACCGGAAAAACCTTCGCAATGGATTATGTTGATGAAGATCCGGACATGATTTGTTTGTCTAAAGCTTTAACAGGAGGAACAATTCCGATGGCGATTACGACTTTTACTCAGAACGTTTTCGATGCCTTTTATGATGATGACATTAATAAAGCTTTGTTTCACGGACATACATTTACCGCAAATCCAACAGGTTGTGCTGCGGCTTTAGCCAGTATCGATTTATTGCAGACAGATGAAATACAGGCTAATATTAAAAGAATCAACAAAAATCATTTAAACTTTCAAAGGAAAATTGAAAACCATCCAAAAGTAATTACAGCCAGAACATTAGGCGTTATTTTTGCTGTTGAAATAAAATCAGATACAGAGGAAAGCTATTATGGCTCCATGCGTACCAAATTGTATAATTTCTTTATTGACAAAGGAGTTATTTTACGTCCTGTTGGAAACATAGTTTATATATTACCTCCTTACATCATGACTAACGAACAGCTTCAAAAGGTATATACTACAATTGAAGAAGCTATTGAAATGGTGTAG
- a CDS encoding OmpA family protein gives MIKKASLGLLVLALSTSCVSKKIYNDLETKYSDLKKENRSIADENSELKKAKSQLELDRDKLTKDLASAKDDLAKQKADLAAAQNKFKVLQDSYNALEKNSNDALEKNMNKNRDLLAELEAKSKKLAEEQARLDKTASRLNELEAMIAAKEEAMRKLKETLSKALNGFEGKGLTVEQKNGKVYVSMENKLLFNSGSWAVGSEGRKAVVELGKVLGDNPDLSVLIEGHTDDDPYAGSGPIANNWDLSTKRATAIVAILSENAKINKQKLTAAGRSEFSPLASNATPEGKAKNRRIEIILTPRLDEIADMLNSIN, from the coding sequence ATGATTAAAAAAGCCTCACTTGGATTGCTTGTTCTGGCACTTTCAACGTCTTGTGTTTCCAAAAAAATCTACAATGACCTTGAAACAAAATATTCAGACTTAAAAAAAGAAAACCGTTCTATTGCTGATGAAAACAGCGAATTAAAAAAAGCAAAAAGTCAGTTAGAATTAGACCGTGATAAATTAACGAAGGATTTAGCAAGTGCAAAAGATGATTTAGCCAAACAAAAAGCTGATCTTGCCGCGGCACAAAACAAATTCAAAGTTTTACAGGATTCATATAACGCATTAGAGAAAAACAGCAACGATGCGTTAGAAAAAAACATGAATAAAAACCGCGATTTGCTGGCTGAATTAGAAGCAAAATCAAAAAAATTAGCTGAAGAGCAGGCACGTTTAGATAAAACCGCAAGCCGTCTCAATGAACTTGAAGCGATGATTGCAGCAAAAGAAGAGGCAATGAGAAAGCTAAAGGAAACATTGTCTAAAGCTTTAAATGGTTTTGAAGGAAAAGGGCTTACAGTAGAACAGAAAAATGGAAAAGTATATGTTTCTATGGAAAACAAATTACTTTTCAATTCCGGAAGCTGGGCTGTTGGTTCAGAAGGTAGAAAAGCAGTTGTAGAGTTAGGAAAAGTATTGGGCGACAATCCGGATCTTTCTGTATTGATTGAAGGGCATACTGATGATGATCCGTATGCAGGTTCAGGACCAATCGCAAACAATTGGGATTTATCTACCAAAAGAGCGACTGCAATTGTAGCTATTTTGAGTGAAAATGCTAAAATTAACAAACAAAAACTAACAGCTGCCGGTCGTAGCGAATTTTCTCCTTTGGCAAGCAACGCAACTCCTGAGGGAAAAGCTAAAAACCGTAGAATCGAAATCATCTTAACACCAAGATTAGATGAAATCGCCGACATGCTGAACAGCATCAACTAA
- a CDS encoding exodeoxyribonuclease III yields MKIISYNVNGIRAAISKGFINWLQQANPDVICLQEIKATQEQIPTEEITAAGYPYQYYYPATKKGYSGVAILSKIEPNQVVYGTGIQHMDFEGRNLRADFDDVSVMSLYLPSGTNIERLDHKFMFMDDFQTYINELKLTIPNIIICGDYNICHEAIDIHDPVRNKTVSGFLPQERAWLDAFMKSGFIDSFRHFNKDPHHYTWWSYRAGARGNNKGWRIDYNLVSQPLEHRLRRAVILPDAIHSDHCPVLVEIE; encoded by the coding sequence ATGAAAATTATTTCTTATAACGTAAACGGAATACGCGCTGCTATTTCAAAAGGCTTTATCAACTGGCTTCAGCAGGCCAATCCTGATGTAATTTGTCTTCAGGAAATTAAGGCTACGCAAGAGCAAATTCCAACAGAAGAGATTACAGCTGCAGGCTATCCGTATCAATATTATTATCCTGCAACTAAAAAAGGATATAGCGGTGTAGCCATTTTATCTAAAATAGAACCCAATCAGGTTGTTTACGGAACCGGAATTCAACACATGGATTTTGAAGGCCGTAATCTGCGTGCCGATTTTGATGATGTGTCTGTAATGAGCCTGTATCTGCCATCAGGAACCAACATCGAAAGATTAGATCATAAATTTATGTTTATGGATGATTTTCAAACGTATATAAATGAATTAAAATTAACCATTCCGAACATTATTATTTGTGGAGATTATAACATCTGTCACGAAGCGATTGATATTCACGATCCGGTTCGAAACAAAACCGTTTCAGGATTTTTGCCTCAGGAACGCGCCTGGCTTGATGCATTTATGAAATCCGGTTTTATCGACAGTTTCCGCCATTTCAACAAAGATCCGCATCATTATACGTGGTGGAGTTACCGCGCAGGAGCCAGAGGAAATAACAAAGGCTGGCGTATCGATTACAATCTGGTAAGCCAGCCTTTAGAACACAGATTGAGGCGTGCTGTTATTCTTCCGGATGCCATACATTCAGATCATTGTCCGGTTTTAGTCGAAATCGAGTAA
- a CDS encoding lysophospholipid acyltransferase family protein — MGLVTAKEVAKAINVDKYGVFGTFSGWILMKVLKISTLNKIYDHNKHLEDVAFLNGVLDELQIKFEIPEEDLKRLPKDGAYITISNHPLGGIDGILLLKLMLEREPNFKIIANFLLHRIIPMKKYIMPVNPFENHKDAKSSVIGIKETLRHLSDGKPLGIFPAGEVSTYKDGKLVVDKPWEEGAIKLIRKAKVPVVPIYFHAKNSKLFYWLSKIDDTLRTAKLPSELLTQKDRVIKVRIGKPISVNEQNEIESFEEYSEFLRKKTYMLANPFEKEHKLLDTSNLKITKAPKKIVTAANEAKMIDEVQALRNSDCRLLQSKNYEVFFATAKSIPNILHEIGRLREITFREVGEGTNESIDLDQFDQYYHHMFLWDEDTKKIAGAYRMGLGSEIYPKYGLEGFYLNDLFRFEPELHDMMHNSIEMGRAFIIKDYQQKPMPLFLLWKGIIHTTLRYPEHKYLLGGVSISNQFSDFSKSLMIEFMKSNYYDPYIAQYIHPKKAYKVKLKDADKDFIFDEAESDLNKFDKIIDELEPGNLRLPVLIKKYIKQNARVVAFNVDPLFNNAVDGLMYIRIADIPESTMKPVIEEFQIELERKLSEKEDIS, encoded by the coding sequence ATGGGTTTAGTTACCGCGAAAGAAGTTGCAAAGGCAATAAATGTTGACAAGTACGGAGTTTTCGGTACTTTTTCAGGCTGGATTCTCATGAAGGTTCTTAAAATATCCACCCTCAATAAAATTTACGATCACAATAAACATTTAGAAGATGTTGCTTTTTTAAACGGAGTACTGGATGAATTACAAATCAAATTCGAAATTCCTGAAGAAGATTTAAAGCGTCTGCCTAAAGATGGTGCTTATATTACGATTTCAAATCATCCGCTTGGAGGAATTGATGGCATTTTACTTTTGAAACTGATGCTTGAAAGAGAGCCTAATTTCAAAATTATCGCCAACTTCTTATTACACAGAATTATCCCGATGAAAAAATACATTATGCCGGTTAATCCTTTTGAAAATCATAAGGACGCAAAATCGAGTGTAATAGGCATTAAAGAAACTTTACGTCATTTAAGCGACGGAAAACCTTTGGGAATTTTCCCTGCCGGGGAAGTTTCGACGTACAAAGACGGAAAACTGGTAGTGGACAAACCATGGGAAGAAGGTGCTATCAAACTGATCAGAAAAGCAAAAGTTCCGGTTGTACCGATTTATTTTCATGCTAAGAACAGTAAATTATTCTATTGGCTTTCTAAAATTGATGATACTTTACGTACAGCAAAATTACCATCAGAACTTCTTACACAAAAAGACCGTGTAATAAAGGTTCGTATTGGAAAACCAATTTCGGTAAATGAACAAAATGAAATCGAATCGTTCGAAGAATACTCTGAGTTTTTAAGAAAGAAAACTTATATGCTGGCTAATCCTTTCGAAAAAGAGCATAAATTACTGGATACATCTAATTTAAAAATTACGAAAGCGCCCAAAAAGATTGTTACTGCCGCCAATGAAGCAAAAATGATTGATGAAGTTCAGGCTTTAAGAAACAGTGACTGTCGTTTATTGCAAAGTAAAAACTATGAGGTCTTTTTTGCCACAGCGAAATCAATTCCTAATATTTTACATGAAATTGGACGTTTACGTGAAATTACTTTCCGTGAGGTTGGCGAAGGAACGAATGAGTCAATAGATCTAGACCAGTTTGACCAGTATTACCATCACATGTTTTTATGGGATGAGGATACTAAAAAAATTGCCGGCGCTTACCGAATGGGCTTAGGTTCTGAAATTTATCCAAAATATGGGCTTGAAGGTTTTTATCTTAATGACCTTTTTAGATTTGAACCTGAACTGCACGACATGATGCATAATTCCATAGAAATGGGTCGTGCTTTTATCATCAAAGATTATCAGCAAAAACCGATGCCTTTATTTTTATTGTGGAAAGGAATTATTCATACGACCTTACGTTACCCTGAACACAAATATTTGCTGGGTGGAGTAAGCATCAGTAATCAGTTCTCAGACTTCTCAAAATCGTTAATGATTGAGTTCATGAAGTCGAACTATTACGATCCGTATATCGCACAGTATATCCATCCAAAAAAGGCTTACAAAGTAAAACTTAAAGATGCTGATAAAGATTTTATTTTTGATGAAGCTGAATCAGATTTAAATAAATTCGATAAAATCATTGACGAACTTGAACCTGGAAATTTACGCTTGCCTGTTTTAATTAAAAAATACATCAAACAAAATGCACGTGTAGTAGCGTTTAATGTGGACCCTCTGTTCAATAACGCTGTAGACGGCTTAATGTACATCAGGATTGCAGATATTCCTGAAAGTACAATGAAACCAGTTATCGAAGAGTTTCAGATCGAACTGGAACGTAAATTATCTGAGAAAGAAGATATTAGTTAA
- a CDS encoding DUF805 domain-containing protein, which produces MIEWYKKVVFENYANFKGRARRSEYWYFALANGIISIILMIIGGAIGGAFGDGFTGIAVGYGLFIIYTLAILLPSLGVIARRLHDVGKSGWFYLVSFIPLVGPIWILVLFCTEGNHGPNQYGPDPKNEIEEIEEIGKVELQ; this is translated from the coding sequence ATGATTGAATGGTACAAAAAAGTGGTTTTTGAAAACTATGCAAACTTTAAAGGACGCGCCAGAAGGAGTGAGTATTGGTATTTTGCACTTGCTAATGGAATAATTTCTATAATATTGATGATTATTGGAGGCGCTATAGGAGGTGCTTTTGGAGATGGCTTTACTGGTATTGCAGTTGGATACGGCCTATTTATTATTTATACTTTGGCAATTCTTTTACCTAGTTTGGGTGTTATTGCCAGAAGATTACATGATGTTGGTAAAAGTGGTTGGTTTTATTTGGTTTCTTTTATTCCTTTAGTTGGCCCAATCTGGATATTAGTTTTATTTTGTACAGAAGGTAATCATGGCCCAAATCAATATGGACCAGATCCAAAAAATGAAATTGAAGAAATTGAAGAAATTGGCAAAGTTGAATTACAATAA
- a CDS encoding TM2 domain-containing protein: protein METTRPTEDWNNPPVRREENKKVLAGVLGIVLGGFGVHKFVLGYTQEGIIQLVVTLVTCGMGSLIGFVEGIIYLTKTDEDFYQTYQVGKKGWF from the coding sequence ATGGAAACCACAAGACCAACTGAAGACTGGAATAATCCTCCAGTTCGTAGAGAAGAAAACAAAAAAGTTCTAGCAGGAGTACTTGGTATCGTATTAGGAGGATTTGGTGTGCATAAATTCGTTTTAGGTTACACTCAGGAAGGAATAATCCAATTAGTGGTAACTTTAGTTACTTGCGGAATGGGAAGCTTAATTGGCTTCGTGGAAGGAATTATCTACCTGACTAAAACAGACGAAGACTTTTATCAGACCTATCAGGTTGGTAAAAAAGGCTGGTTCTAA
- the bioD gene encoding dethiobiotin synthase, whose translation MKIFITGISTDVGKTITSAIVVEALEADYWKPVQAGDLDNSDTHKVKSRISNSKSHFYPNAYELNTPASPHLAAEIDKITIDLEQIQEPKTDNHLVIEGAGGIFVPLNEKDTIADLIQPDYKIIVVSRHYLGSINHTLLTIEAIQNRGFQVHGIIFSGSENKSTESLILNKTGIKYIGRIDEEPYFDQNVIKEYADLFRENLLKM comes from the coding sequence ATGAAAATATTTATTACAGGAATTTCAACCGACGTAGGTAAAACAATAACTTCTGCCATTGTTGTAGAAGCTTTAGAAGCAGATTACTGGAAACCGGTACAGGCCGGAGATTTAGACAATTCTGATACTCATAAAGTAAAATCCCGAATTTCAAATTCTAAATCTCATTTTTATCCAAATGCTTATGAGTTAAACACACCGGCAAGTCCTCATCTGGCAGCTGAGATAGATAAAATTACAATTGATTTAGAACAAATTCAGGAACCAAAAACTGATAATCATCTGGTTATTGAAGGCGCTGGAGGAATTTTTGTTCCGCTGAACGAAAAAGACACAATCGCTGATTTGATTCAGCCTGATTATAAAATTATTGTAGTTTCAAGACATTATCTGGGGAGCATTAATCATACCTTATTGACTATTGAAGCAATTCAAAACAGAGGATTTCAGGTTCATGGAATTATCTTTAGTGGAAGCGAAAATAAATCGACTGAAAGTTTGATTCTGAATAAAACCGGAATTAAATACATTGGAAGAATTGATGAAGAACCTTACTTCGACCAAAATGTAATTAAAGAATATGCCGATTTGTTTCGGGAGAATCTTTTAAAAATGTAA
- a CDS encoding beta-ketoacyl synthase N-terminal-like domain-containing protein: MNTKISITAFSSISPLGNNPDEVWKKYLNNQHCFSSQFLDQQETSVAELEADSKQIIDEVRESDSKYKFLDDSVLFAVAASRKAVELAGWNKNDVFGINIGSSRGATDLFEKHYKEYIDTGKAQTLASPTTTLGNISSWIAHDLQSVGPEISHSITCSTALHAILNGAAWLKSGMADKFLVGGSEAPLTDFTIAQMRALKIYSRINQTDEAWPNLAFDFEKTQNTMILGEAAGVCCLEAGEAANAIAYITGVGYATEILEHNISISAEADCFQKSMKMALKGENLEDIDVIVMHAPGTIKGDLTELRAIEKVFGKNMPLLTTNKWKIGHTFGASGILSLELALLMILHDTFINVPFAKAQNQTKSIKKVLINAVGFGGNAVSILIEKA, from the coding sequence TTGAATACTAAAATCTCCATAACAGCATTTTCGTCTATTTCTCCATTAGGAAATAATCCTGATGAAGTCTGGAAAAAATACCTTAACAATCAGCATTGCTTTTCTTCTCAGTTTTTGGATCAACAAGAAACTTCTGTAGCTGAGCTTGAAGCTGATTCGAAACAAATTATAGATGAAGTCCGTGAGTCAGATTCTAAGTATAAATTTTTAGATGATTCTGTTTTGTTTGCCGTAGCAGCTTCGCGAAAAGCTGTTGAGCTGGCAGGCTGGAATAAAAATGATGTATTTGGAATCAACATAGGTTCTTCCCGCGGTGCAACTGATTTGTTTGAAAAGCATTACAAAGAGTACATCGATACCGGAAAAGCACAGACTCTCGCCTCTCCAACAACTACTCTGGGAAATATTTCTTCCTGGATCGCACACGATTTGCAAAGCGTTGGTCCGGAAATTTCACATTCCATTACCTGTTCAACAGCGCTTCATGCTATTTTAAATGGTGCTGCATGGCTAAAATCAGGCATGGCAGATAAGTTTTTAGTTGGCGGAAGCGAAGCCCCCTTAACCGATTTTACGATTGCCCAGATGCGGGCTTTAAAAATATATTCGCGTATTAATCAAACAGACGAAGCATGGCCTAACCTGGCTTTTGATTTTGAAAAAACACAAAACACCATGATTTTGGGTGAAGCAGCGGGAGTCTGCTGTCTGGAAGCTGGCGAAGCAGCAAATGCAATAGCGTACATAACAGGTGTTGGATATGCAACTGAAATTCTGGAACATAATATTTCGATTTCTGCAGAAGCCGATTGTTTCCAAAAATCAATGAAAATGGCCTTAAAAGGAGAAAATTTAGAAGACATAGATGTAATTGTCATGCATGCACCCGGAACCATAAAAGGTGATTTGACAGAACTTCGTGCCATCGAAAAAGTATTTGGCAAAAATATGCCCTTACTGACGACTAATAAATGGAAAATAGGCCACACTTTTGGGGCATCAGGAATTTTAAGTTTAGAACTGGCTCTTTTGATGATCCTGCATGATACGTTTATCAATGTTCCGTTTGCAAAAGCCCAAAATCAGACCAAATCAATTAAAAAAGTGCTCATAAATGCTGTCGGTTTTGGCGGAAATGCCGTGAGTATCTTGATTGAAAAAGCATAA